A single window of Chitinophaga sp. XS-30 DNA harbors:
- a CDS encoding murein L,D-transpeptidase catalytic domain family protein — MKVRLTKKAYILPFIALTSLFSLKVSSIGKKTTGVVTAPPVAVVSAAEMLYEQLSLDSLGLSRDAYFLALKGHEQLLKEGKLRNDDIISIVDFSLPSTKKRLFVIDISTGQLIFNTLVSHGRNSGKQMATSFSNAPESYKSSLGFYATGTTYKGKHGYSLRLEGLERGINDKAMERAIVMHAAAYVNDMLGRKQGYIGRSLGCPALPVNLSRKIIRTIQNGSCLFMYSPDTNYLSRSKFLQQTA, encoded by the coding sequence ATGAAAGTACGTCTTACAAAAAAAGCATACATACTGCCGTTTATAGCACTTACCTCTCTGTTCAGCCTGAAAGTTTCTTCCATCGGTAAAAAAACTACCGGCGTGGTCACCGCTCCTCCCGTGGCTGTTGTTTCGGCCGCTGAAATGCTGTACGAACAATTGTCGCTGGACTCGCTGGGGTTATCCAGGGATGCTTATTTCCTGGCTTTGAAAGGGCATGAACAGTTGCTGAAGGAAGGCAAGCTGCGCAATGATGATATTATTTCCATCGTGGATTTCAGTCTGCCTTCCACGAAGAAACGGCTGTTTGTGATCGATATCTCTACCGGTCAGTTAATATTCAATACGCTTGTTTCGCATGGGCGTAACTCCGGCAAACAAATGGCGACCAGCTTTTCCAACGCTCCGGAAAGTTATAAAAGCAGCCTTGGCTTCTACGCTACCGGGACCACTTACAAAGGAAAGCACGGTTATTCCCTCCGCCTGGAAGGCCTGGAACGCGGCATCAATGATAAAGCTATGGAAAGAGCCATTGTCATGCATGCTGCAGCCTATGTAAACGATATGCTTGGCCGCAAGCAGGGATACATCGGCCGGAGCCTGGGCTGCCCCGCCCTTCCGGTAAACCTCTCCAGAAAGATCATCCGCACTATTCAGAATGGCAGCTGCCTGTTTATGTACAGTCCCGATACGAACTACCTTTCCAGATCGAAGTTCCTGCAGCAAACGGCGTAA
- a CDS encoding sensor histidine kinase, whose translation MQNIKPYKVPPRNTLILLTALAIAILFSLPRLALLRQASADILKTGDFLLRTAYSLLIAIAFLTLNTSDRKIRLGRITIDLSAFWQRIVLSILLYVLLRGLLIRFHLSVADPFAPEKVFRFVFSLYMLMEVILSFLIAQIYRMVFYNYRVNMANAALLKTNAETRYEVLKNQVNPHFLFNSFSTINALIQSDQAAAVAFVNNMSDVFRYVLKSSNLEKVRLGEEVAFIEAYTAMLRGRYGSKVSFRINIPSALMQKMIPPMALQILVENAVKHNVAAEQRPLTVDISVTGDSRLTVSNNLQKKKVPEPSTGLGLHNLNQRFQYLSNQEIDIRQTDTHFSVTIPLLHETADH comes from the coding sequence TTGCAAAACATAAAACCATACAAAGTTCCGCCCCGGAACACGCTCATCCTGCTTACAGCTTTGGCTATCGCCATCCTGTTCTCCTTACCCCGCCTCGCTCTCCTGAGGCAGGCAAGCGCTGATATACTGAAGACGGGGGACTTCCTGCTGCGCACCGCCTATTCACTGCTGATCGCCATCGCTTTTCTTACGCTGAATACATCAGACCGGAAGATACGGCTGGGAAGGATCACCATCGACCTGTCTGCATTCTGGCAACGCATCGTGCTGAGCATATTGCTGTACGTCCTGCTCCGGGGGCTGCTGATCCGGTTCCATTTGTCCGTTGCGGACCCGTTCGCGCCGGAAAAGGTTTTCCGTTTTGTGTTTTCGCTTTATATGCTGATGGAGGTCATCCTATCTTTTCTCATTGCACAGATCTACCGGATGGTATTTTACAACTACCGGGTGAATATGGCAAATGCCGCCCTGCTCAAAACCAATGCGGAAACGCGGTATGAGGTGTTGAAGAACCAGGTGAACCCTCATTTCCTGTTCAATTCCTTCAGCACCATCAATGCCCTGATCCAAAGCGACCAGGCTGCCGCAGTGGCGTTTGTGAACAATATGTCTGATGTTTTCCGGTATGTGCTCAAAAGCAGCAACCTGGAAAAGGTGCGGCTGGGAGAAGAGGTCGCTTTCATTGAAGCTTATACCGCCATGCTCCGGGGCCGTTACGGCAGCAAGGTCAGTTTCCGGATAAACATTCCGTCGGCGTTGATGCAGAAAATGATACCGCCCATGGCCCTGCAGATACTTGTTGAAAATGCCGTAAAACATAACGTGGCGGCAGAACAACGGCCGCTGACAGTGGATATTTCCGTTACAGGGGACAGCCGGCTCACCGTTTCCAACAACCTGCAGAAAAAGAAAGTGCCGGAGCCTTCCACCGGTCTGGGGCTGCATAATTTAAACCAACGCTTCCAATACCTGTCCAACCAGGAGATAGATATCCGGCAAACGGATACGCATTTTTCCGTAACCATACCTTTATTACATGAAACTGCTGATCATTGA
- a CDS encoding glycoside hydrolase family 9 protein, whose translation MKRLLLLLLPVLLLSAQRDQNAFIRINQLGYLPAGVKVAVWGSLENNSISSFQLIDSATGKTVYTASAGQPFGSYGPFQQSYRLDFSAYSTPGTYYLRSGNAQSPVFRIGQDVYNGTADFCLRYLRQQRCGFNPFLEDSCHTRDGYTLYGPMPDSTYIDVVGGWHDASDYLQYSTTSANTAYHLLAAYRDFPAVFSDRHDENGLQGRNNVADVLDEARWGLDWLLKMHPREDWLFNQIADDRDHRGMRIPALDSFYGRGFERPVYFCSGEPQVQGVKYNKMNRSDGVASTAGKFASTFALGYSLLRERDADYAATLLERAGSAYRMGVKQPGVQQTASVLSPYIYAEDNWTDDMELAAAQLHSATGKRSFLEDGRKYAAKEEITPWLGADTANHYQWYPFINIGHYELAKQVKGKQQRELTGYYRTGIDKVWQKARQNAFYRGVPFIWCSNNLTTAFAIQCYWYQQLSGDDSYAALAQANVDWLFGCNPWGTGMVYGLPAYGDTPVDPHSAFTHLKNYPIDGGLVDGPVYGTIYNSLIGIRLADPDEYAAFQSNLVVYHDDYGDYSTNEPTMDGTASLVYLLALKENEGRK comes from the coding sequence ATGAAACGATTACTACTGCTGCTACTGCCCGTGTTATTATTATCTGCGCAACGCGATCAGAACGCTTTTATCCGCATCAACCAGCTCGGCTATCTCCCGGCCGGTGTTAAAGTGGCGGTATGGGGAAGTTTGGAGAACAATTCCATCTCCTCTTTTCAGCTAATAGATTCCGCCACCGGCAAAACGGTGTACACGGCCTCTGCCGGACAGCCTTTCGGCAGCTACGGCCCTTTTCAGCAATCATACCGGCTCGATTTTTCCGCTTACAGCACTCCCGGCACCTACTACCTGCGATCGGGGAATGCGCAGTCCCCCGTTTTCCGGATCGGACAGGACGTATATAATGGCACGGCGGATTTTTGCCTGCGCTACCTCCGCCAGCAACGTTGCGGTTTCAACCCTTTTCTTGAAGATTCCTGCCATACCCGCGATGGTTACACCCTTTACGGGCCTATGCCGGACAGCACCTATATAGATGTTGTGGGTGGCTGGCATGATGCCAGCGATTACCTCCAGTATTCCACCACTTCGGCCAACACCGCCTATCACCTGCTTGCCGCATACCGGGATTTTCCGGCGGTGTTCAGTGATCGTCATGACGAAAATGGACTGCAGGGCAGGAATAATGTGGCGGATGTACTCGACGAAGCCCGCTGGGGGCTGGACTGGCTGCTGAAAATGCATCCGCGGGAAGACTGGCTTTTCAACCAGATCGCAGATGACCGGGACCACCGCGGAATGCGCATCCCGGCATTGGATTCCTTCTACGGTCGCGGATTTGAGCGGCCGGTATATTTCTGCTCCGGGGAACCGCAGGTACAGGGCGTAAAGTATAATAAAATGAACCGCTCCGACGGGGTGGCGTCTACCGCCGGTAAGTTTGCCAGCACATTTGCACTTGGATATTCCCTGCTGCGGGAGCGGGACGCGGACTATGCCGCAACATTGCTGGAACGGGCGGGTTCAGCATACCGCATGGGTGTTAAGCAACCCGGGGTACAACAGACCGCATCGGTGCTATCGCCATATATTTATGCGGAAGATAACTGGACGGATGATATGGAACTGGCCGCGGCCCAATTGCATAGCGCTACGGGAAAACGCAGTTTCCTGGAAGACGGGCGAAAGTACGCCGCAAAGGAGGAGATCACCCCATGGCTGGGGGCCGACACGGCTAACCATTACCAATGGTATCCTTTCATCAACATCGGTCATTATGAACTGGCGAAACAGGTAAAGGGAAAACAGCAGCGGGAGCTGACCGGATATTACAGGACGGGAATAGACAAAGTATGGCAGAAAGCCCGGCAGAATGCTTTTTACCGCGGGGTGCCTTTCATCTGGTGCAGCAACAACCTCACTACTGCCTTTGCCATTCAATGTTACTGGTATCAGCAGCTGAGCGGGGATGATAGCTACGCCGCGCTGGCTCAGGCGAATGTGGACTGGCTGTTTGGCTGCAACCCCTGGGGCACCGGCATGGTCTATGGTCTGCCTGCATACGGCGATACGCCGGTGGACCCACATTCCGCATTCACCCACCTGAAAAATTACCCGATAGACGGAGGACTGGTAGACGGTCCGGTTTATGGCACGATCTACAACAGCCTGATCGGTATCCGGCTTGCGGACCCGGATGAATATGCCGCATTCCAGAGCAACCTTGTGGTATATCACGATGATTACGGGGATTACAGCACCAATGAGCCTACGATGGATGGCACCGCTTCGCTGGTATACCTGCTGGCCCTGAAGGAAAATGAAGGAAGAAAATAG
- a CDS encoding YciI family protein: MKEFALLFRQPDYDYSKTPKEEMQALQKKWQDWVGGIAAQGKFSSNGVRLATEGKVLKAGGVITDGPFVEIREMLGSFIIVKAGSLEEATTLAHGCPALDAGGSVEIRPVFS, translated from the coding sequence ATGAAAGAATTCGCATTATTGTTCCGTCAACCGGATTACGATTATAGCAAGACGCCCAAAGAAGAGATGCAGGCGCTGCAAAAAAAATGGCAGGACTGGGTTGGAGGCATCGCTGCCCAGGGTAAATTCTCAAGCAATGGCGTACGACTTGCAACGGAAGGAAAAGTGCTCAAAGCAGGCGGTGTTATTACTGACGGACCCTTTGTTGAAATCCGCGAAATGCTGGGCAGTTTCATCATTGTGAAAGCCGGGAGCCTGGAAGAGGCTACAACGCTGGCACACGGCTGCCCTGCATTAGATGCCGGCGGCAGCGTTGAAATAAGGCCTGTTTTTTCATAA
- a CDS encoding basic secretory protein-like protein, giving the protein MIKKIYKTLAVSCLLLAGLSVHAQRNNGWRDIETGVVSKDSVTRGEYTLIFVNKSEGFSPALKERMIETFFTVYPEQAKIYNPKTAKKVTFIINPKYDGVAATAGTYVHYNPGWFDKNPGDIDVVTHEVMHIIQSYRGGEGWITEGIADYVRATMGVDNEGAGWSMPAFKPEHSYKNAYRITARFFIWLEKNAKSGIIVKLDSAMRSKTYTDEFWKTETGKTVDELWAEYAKNPVI; this is encoded by the coding sequence ATGATCAAGAAAATCTACAAGACCCTGGCGGTTTCATGCCTGCTGCTGGCAGGACTGAGTGTGCATGCCCAGCGAAATAACGGATGGAGGGATATAGAGACCGGTGTGGTATCAAAAGATTCTGTCACCCGTGGAGAATACACGCTGATCTTCGTGAACAAATCGGAAGGTTTCAGCCCTGCGCTGAAAGAGCGTATGATCGAAACATTCTTTACCGTTTACCCGGAACAGGCGAAGATCTACAATCCAAAGACGGCCAAAAAAGTGACTTTCATCATCAACCCGAAATACGATGGCGTAGCTGCAACAGCCGGTACCTATGTTCATTACAACCCGGGATGGTTCGACAAGAACCCGGGTGACATTGATGTGGTGACGCATGAAGTGATGCACATCATTCAATCTTACCGCGGTGGTGAAGGCTGGATCACGGAGGGTATCGCGGATTATGTGCGCGCGACCATGGGAGTTGACAACGAAGGCGCCGGCTGGAGTATGCCAGCCTTCAAGCCGGAGCACAGCTACAAAAACGCCTATCGCATCACGGCAAGGTTTTTTATCTGGCTGGAGAAAAATGCGAAGAGCGGTATTATCGTGAAGCTGGACAGTGCCATGCGCAGCAAAACCTATACAGATGAATTCTGGAAGACGGAGACCGGTAAAACAGTGGATGAACTGTGGGCCGAGTATGCAAAGAATCCCGTGATCTAA
- a CDS encoding RNA polymerase sigma factor, translating into MQESELIQTLFRQEFSKMVAVISRQYGLTYIEIAEDIVSDTFLQATESWGIKGIPPNPAAWLYTVAKQKTLYYFRRNKILHTKIMPELRSNKETSEEINDVSFSSENIKDSQLQMMFAVCDPVVASEAQIGLALRILCGFSIDEIAEAFLSNKETINKRLFRAKEKIREEKIKMEMPDEKKVRNRLDNVLHIIYLLFNEGYYSKTQNQILRKDLCLEAMRLAIMLSEHEATNQPKTNALIALMCFHSSRFASRQINENDLVLYENQNEELWDKDLIKQGLHFLNLAAQGNEITSYHLEARIAHRHCVKEDTQEKWEDILQLYNQLLMINYSPNVALNRTFALYKAYGKETALSEALKLKLESNHFYFLLLGELYEGGDNKKAIQNFETALSLAKTQNEKQGIQERINRLT; encoded by the coding sequence ATGCAAGAAAGCGAACTCATACAAACGTTATTCCGCCAGGAATTCTCAAAAATGGTTGCTGTTATCAGCAGGCAGTACGGTTTGACATATATTGAAATTGCCGAAGATATTGTGAGCGACACTTTCCTACAGGCAACTGAATCGTGGGGAATAAAAGGAATTCCACCAAACCCGGCAGCCTGGCTTTATACGGTTGCAAAACAAAAAACGCTCTATTATTTCAGACGAAATAAAATCCTGCATACGAAAATAATGCCCGAACTGCGATCCAATAAGGAAACGAGCGAAGAAATCAATGATGTCAGTTTTTCCTCCGAAAACATCAAGGACAGCCAGCTGCAAATGATGTTCGCGGTCTGCGATCCTGTAGTTGCAAGCGAAGCCCAAATAGGCCTGGCATTAAGGATCCTTTGCGGATTCAGTATTGACGAAATTGCCGAAGCGTTTTTGTCCAATAAGGAAACCATCAACAAAAGATTGTTCCGGGCGAAAGAAAAGATCAGGGAAGAAAAAATAAAAATGGAAATGCCCGATGAAAAAAAGGTCCGCAACCGGCTGGATAATGTGCTCCATATTATCTACCTGCTTTTCAACGAAGGATATTATTCCAAAACTCAAAATCAGATACTGCGGAAAGACTTGTGTTTAGAAGCCATGCGCCTGGCAATCATGCTTTCGGAACACGAAGCTACCAATCAGCCGAAAACAAATGCCCTGATCGCCCTGATGTGTTTTCATTCGTCACGGTTCGCATCCAGACAGATAAATGAAAATGATCTTGTGCTTTACGAAAACCAAAACGAAGAGCTTTGGGACAAGGACCTGATCAAACAGGGCTTGCACTTTCTCAACCTGGCTGCACAGGGGAATGAAATTACTTCCTACCATCTGGAAGCAAGAATTGCTCACCGGCATTGCGTAAAAGAAGATACACAGGAAAAATGGGAAGACATTTTGCAGCTATACAACCAGTTGCTAATGATAAATTACTCTCCAAATGTTGCATTGAACAGGACCTTTGCCCTGTATAAGGCCTACGGAAAAGAAACGGCACTATCTGAAGCGTTAAAGTTAAAACTGGAAAGCAATCACTTCTACTTTTTGCTGTTAGGGGAACTTTACGAAGGGGGAGATAATAAGAAAGCAATACAAAATTTCGAAACGGCATTATCATTAGCAAAAACGCAAAATGAAAAGCAAGGCATCCAGGAGAGGATCAACCGCCTCACCTGA
- a CDS encoding response regulator transcription factor — protein sequence MKPNILLVEDEGDLGNVVKQYLEISDFAVTWFRNSMQALEYVQNHLDKFHIVLLDVSMPEMDGFTLAQHIVKIRPDMPFLFLTARNERSDKLFGLKIGADDYITKPFDIDELVLRIRNIIKRKFVALEQQGPRNHIERGDVRFYKDSLRLSIGDKHESMLTPREAELLEFLFRHENKVLRREEILVQLWGDNDYFLGRSLDVFVSRLRKHLGKSAFVSIENVYGVGFIFKVQPS from the coding sequence ATGAAACCGAACATCCTGTTGGTTGAAGATGAAGGAGACCTGGGCAATGTGGTCAAACAATACCTGGAGATCTCCGATTTTGCTGTTACCTGGTTCCGCAACAGCATGCAGGCGCTGGAGTATGTGCAAAACCACCTGGACAAATTCCATATTGTGCTGCTGGATGTTTCCATGCCGGAAATGGACGGGTTTACGCTTGCCCAGCATATCGTAAAGATCCGGCCGGACATGCCCTTCCTCTTTCTTACCGCCCGCAATGAGCGGTCGGACAAACTCTTCGGGCTCAAGATCGGGGCGGACGATTATATCACCAAACCCTTTGATATCGATGAGCTGGTGCTTCGCATCCGCAACATCATCAAACGTAAGTTCGTAGCGCTGGAACAGCAGGGGCCCAGAAATCACATCGAGCGGGGCGACGTAAGGTTTTATAAGGACTCCTTACGGCTGAGTATCGGCGACAAACATGAAAGCATGCTGACGCCACGGGAGGCGGAATTGCTGGAATTCCTGTTCCGTCATGAAAACAAGGTGCTGCGGCGCGAGGAAATACTGGTGCAGCTGTGGGGAGATAATGACTATTTCCTGGGGCGCAGTCTGGACGTGTTCGTATCCAGACTGCGGAAACATCTCGGGAAATCCGCCTTTGTAAGCATTGAGAATGTATATGGGGTAGGGTTCATATTCAAGGTACAACCATCATGA
- a CDS encoding FecR family protein, with protein MSLYDVKELLEKYKSGTCTPEELKALESWYETWRHPEAEDVEWKEEEELAQELLADFSDYRRRKEALFRTGSSRQTWWRAAAVILPILGIGALLWLSRPGNTDQAKPLLAVSPDNPEGRRFILLPDSSTVVLQKGSSLIYPEKFKGGKREVTLTGEAYFDIHQQKDQPFVIHSGKVVTTVLGTAFNIRAYPEQESVTVTVTRGKVKIEEEKSRKLLGILTPDQQIIYNNDELAETRPVKAMEEVAWVKQGLDFISVPFEEIARQLGDRYQVKISFANPELKNCRIRATFEGTESLEKVLLILCTVRDATYTIDGDEVIISGDGCADEN; from the coding sequence ATGAGCTTGTACGATGTAAAAGAATTATTGGAGAAATATAAGTCCGGCACCTGTACCCCGGAGGAATTGAAGGCGTTGGAAAGCTGGTATGAAACATGGCGGCATCCCGAAGCGGAAGATGTGGAGTGGAAAGAAGAAGAAGAGCTGGCGCAGGAGCTGCTGGCGGATTTTTCCGATTACCGCCGCCGGAAGGAAGCATTGTTCCGCACCGGTTCATCCAGGCAAACCTGGTGGCGCGCTGCGGCTGTTATACTGCCGATCCTGGGCATTGGCGCATTGCTCTGGCTGAGCAGACCGGGAAATACAGATCAGGCGAAACCCTTGCTGGCGGTAAGTCCGGATAACCCGGAAGGAAGGCGTTTCATCCTGCTGCCTGACAGCAGTACAGTGGTATTGCAGAAGGGCAGCAGCCTCATATATCCGGAGAAATTCAAAGGCGGAAAAAGAGAGGTGACCCTGACCGGCGAAGCCTATTTTGACATTCACCAGCAGAAAGACCAGCCGTTTGTGATCCATTCCGGCAAGGTGGTCACTACCGTACTTGGTACGGCATTTAACATCCGGGCATATCCTGAACAGGAGTCTGTGACCGTTACCGTTACGCGCGGCAAGGTGAAAATAGAGGAGGAAAAAAGCAGGAAACTGCTGGGCATATTAACGCCGGACCAGCAGATCATTTATAACAACGATGAACTGGCCGAAACCCGCCCGGTGAAAGCCATGGAAGAGGTCGCCTGGGTAAAGCAGGGGTTGGATTTCATTTCAGTGCCTTTTGAAGAGATCGCCCGGCAGCTGGGAGACCGCTACCAGGTGAAAATATCATTCGCGAATCCCGAGCTGAAGAATTGCCGGATCCGCGCCACGTTTGAAGGAACAGAATCGCTCGAGAAAGTATTGTTGATCCTTTGTACCGTAAGAGATGCTACTTATACTATTGACGGTGACGAAGTGATCATCAGCGGAGATGGATGCGCCGATGAAAACTAG
- a CDS encoding sensor histidine kinase KdpD: MLFFLLYNTYKLKNQHYALEERAVLDHEYQRYISNDKLFPGGAKILDKYVYRNIGEFERLHKTDKVKFDSLRRRFCDTAFAALREANSVDSLLQVIKKKHNIERELHYALQARLLEVKFDNNQYVTIFDYREPESPSPLIGGTLKDINSQNLITALTVSAASNYSYRFSFSLNADTPNRFITILRQMMPAFALALFSILSVVIIYYITFRNWLRQKKLSEMKSDFINSITHEFHTPLAAIIVANKTLSRISASDNISPLTEVINRQAERLKKLIAQTLDITTLNKVTLQKETHSLHALLDEILLDYRLKLTGTNVQLSLVKAAVKDETQVDQFWFTTVVLNILDNAIKYNDQSYKEIQVSTLNDKKNIILRIADNGVGMNAETQRMIFEKFYRREPQVSVGLGLGLFYVKQAIDAHNWKISVESTPGAGSVFIITIPIL, from the coding sequence GTGCTATTCTTTTTGCTGTATAATACATACAAGCTGAAGAACCAGCACTATGCCCTGGAGGAAAGGGCGGTACTGGATCATGAATACCAGCGGTATATCAGCAATGACAAGCTGTTCCCGGGAGGGGCGAAGATACTGGACAAGTATGTGTACCGCAACATAGGGGAGTTCGAGCGGCTGCATAAAACGGACAAGGTTAAATTCGACTCCCTGCGGCGGCGGTTCTGCGATACCGCTTTTGCGGCGCTCCGCGAGGCCAATAGTGTAGACAGCCTTTTGCAAGTCATCAAAAAGAAACACAACATCGAACGGGAGTTGCACTATGCTCTCCAGGCACGGTTGCTGGAAGTGAAGTTCGACAACAATCAGTACGTGACCATTTTCGATTACCGGGAGCCGGAGAGCCCATCCCCCCTGATCGGCGGCACGCTGAAAGACATCAATTCACAAAACCTGATCACCGCACTTACCGTCAGCGCGGCATCCAATTACAGCTACCGTTTTTCGTTCAGCCTGAATGCCGATACGCCCAACCGGTTCATCACCATCCTGCGGCAGATGATGCCGGCCTTTGCCCTGGCGCTATTCTCCATCCTTTCGGTGGTGATCATCTATTACATCACTTTCCGGAACTGGCTCAGGCAGAAAAAGCTGTCGGAAATGAAATCCGATTTCATCAACAGCATTACCCATGAATTCCATACCCCGCTGGCTGCCATCATTGTAGCCAACAAGACCTTAAGCCGCATTTCCGCGTCGGACAACATTTCTCCGCTCACCGAGGTGATCAACCGGCAGGCGGAACGTCTCAAAAAACTGATTGCACAAACACTGGACATCACAACGCTGAACAAGGTAACTTTGCAGAAAGAGACGCATTCCCTGCATGCACTGCTGGACGAGATACTGCTGGACTACCGCCTGAAACTTACCGGTACCAATGTACAGCTCAGCCTTGTAAAGGCCGCCGTGAAGGACGAGACGCAGGTAGACCAGTTCTGGTTCACCACCGTAGTGCTCAACATCCTGGACAACGCCATTAAATACAATGACCAGTCGTACAAGGAAATACAGGTATCCACCCTGAATGATAAAAAGAACATTATCCTGCGTATTGCGGATAACGGGGTGGGGATGAACGCAGAGACGCAAAGGATGATCTTCGAAAAGTTCTACCGCCGGGAACCGCAGGTGTCCGTGGGGCTGGGACTGGGGCTGTTCTACGTCAAGCAGGCCATTGATGCGCATAACTGGAAGATCAGCGTGGAAAGCACGCCCGGCGCCGGAAGTGTGTTCATTATTACTATTCCGATTTTATGA
- a CDS encoding carboxymuconolactone decarboxylase family protein has protein sequence MKQRINVHEIGQAAMRSLYPIGTHLKKSPVGQPLLDLIYMRVSQINGCAFCLDMHSKDLRATGESEQRIYALNAWRDTPFFSGKERAALAWAEAVTNCHVPDEVYKEALNHFSGEELVDLTLGVTAINTYNRINHAFQPLVGTYQVGAW, from the coding sequence ATGAAACAGAGAATTAACGTTCATGAGATTGGACAAGCGGCAATGAGATCTCTTTATCCAATTGGTACACACCTTAAAAAATCTCCGGTGGGGCAGCCGCTTCTTGACTTGATCTACATGCGGGTATCACAAATAAACGGGTGCGCCTTTTGCCTCGATATGCACTCAAAAGATTTACGGGCAACAGGAGAATCCGAGCAGCGTATTTACGCGTTGAACGCATGGAGAGACACGCCCTTCTTTTCCGGAAAAGAAAGAGCAGCGTTAGCCTGGGCGGAAGCCGTTACCAATTGTCATGTTCCCGATGAGGTATATAAAGAAGCGCTAAACCATTTTTCCGGGGAAGAATTGGTAGATTTGACCCTGGGAGTTACGGCTATCAATACCTACAACCGCATCAACCATGCCTTTCAACCCTTAGTCGGCACCTATCAGGTGGGCGCATGGTAA
- a CDS encoding RNA polymerase sigma-70 factor has protein sequence MLLFWKKGDQAAFDVLYKRYAVMLLKKAYEKTGEKETAREFVQEVFLELLERKDRLDIHTSFKAYIFTALRNRVLNYLHRQAIHHRYEVFQETRPPANGNDVESYLQHKELEHRMADAIQQLPEKCRQVFLLSRSEELSNKEIAERSGISVNTVEQHMRKALRLLRNGLQRTTVFLPLVFASICA, from the coding sequence CTGCTCTTATTCTGGAAAAAGGGCGATCAGGCGGCATTTGACGTCCTGTACAAGCGTTATGCCGTAATGCTGTTGAAAAAGGCGTATGAAAAAACAGGCGAGAAGGAAACGGCGCGCGAATTTGTGCAGGAAGTTTTCCTTGAATTGCTGGAAAGAAAAGACCGGCTGGATATCCATACTTCCTTTAAAGCTTACATATTCACTGCGCTGCGCAATCGCGTGCTGAACTACCTGCATCGCCAGGCCATTCATCATCGTTATGAAGTTTTCCAGGAAACACGGCCGCCCGCAAACGGGAATGATGTGGAATCTTATCTGCAGCATAAGGAGCTTGAACACCGCATGGCGGATGCCATTCAGCAACTGCCGGAAAAATGCCGCCAGGTGTTTTTGCTGAGCCGCTCCGAAGAGCTGAGCAATAAAGAAATTGCAGAACGTTCAGGCATCTCCGTTAATACAGTTGAGCAGCATATGCGCAAAGCGTTGCGGCTGCTGCGGAACGGATTGCAGCGGACTACGGTTTTCCTGCCGCTGGTATTCGCCTCCATCTGCGCCTGA